One genomic region from bacterium encodes:
- a CDS encoding redoxin domain-containing protein, whose amino-acid sequence MRDREEELRGRKARIVVVTFENDFLARVYVEETSLHWPLLVDDTRETYRAYGMLSASFWEIWGPKTWWAYLKEILKGEKLRKSEGDISQRGGDVLIDPEGIVALHHIGVGPADRPPVERLLQAIDRG is encoded by the coding sequence TTGCGTGATCGGGAGGAGGAGCTTCGCGGGCGGAAGGCTCGCATCGTTGTGGTCACGTTCGAAAACGACTTCCTCGCCCGGGTGTATGTCGAGGAGACATCGTTGCACTGGCCGCTGCTCGTGGACGACACCCGGGAAACGTACAGGGCCTACGGGATGCTCTCCGCTTCCTTTTGGGAGATATGGGGTCCGAAAACCTGGTGGGCGTACCTGAAGGAGATCCTGAAGGGGGAGAAATTGAGGAAGTCGGAAGGGGATATCTCCCAGCGGGGCGGGGATGTCCTGATCGATCCGGAGGGAATCGTCGCCCTGCACCATATCGGCGTCGGCCCGGCGGATCGCCCGCCGGTGGAGAGATTGCTGCAGGCGATCGATCGGGGATAA
- a CDS encoding peroxiredoxin family protein — MDDLTGKPAIPFRLRDSTGQNHALEEYRGSWLLMVFHRHLG, encoded by the coding sequence ATGGATGACCTGACCGGAAAACCCGCCATCCCCTTCCGGCTTCGGGACAGTACCGGCCAAAACCATGCCCTCGAGGAGTACCGCGGAAGCTGGCTGTTGATGGTGTTCCACCGTCACCTCGGCTGA